The Methanolinea sp. genome segment TACATTTCCTGGCTCCTCCAGGCCTCGAAGGGCTACGCGGTCAAGCTCGTCAACCCCGGCGGCACGGAGGCGTGGGGGTGGGGTCTCAACTGCCTCACGATCGACGACCCTGTCCCATACTTCGACATCACCCCCCGCGAGATAGTGACCGGCCTCATCGAGGCAAACGAGTATCTCGGGCTTCCCCACTCCATCCACATCCACCAGAACAGCCTCGGCAACCCGGGGAACTACACCGTGACACTCGACACCCTCAGGCTCGCGGAAGGATTCAAGGCGAAGAACAAATTCGGGCGCGAGCAGGTCATGCACTCGACGCACCTCCAGTTCCATTCGTACGGCGGTGACAGCTGGGCGAACTTCGAGTCCAAGTCAAAGGAGATAATGGACTACGTCAACAAGCAGAAGAACATCACTGTGGACACGGGCTGCGTCACGCTGGACGAGACCACGACGATGACCGCCGACGGCCCGTTCGAGCACCACCTCACCGAGCTGAACCACCTCAAGTGGGCCAACGTGGACGTCGAGCTCGAGACTGCGGCAGGGGTCGTCCCCTACATCTACAGCCCGGACATCAAGGTCTGCGAGATCCAGTGGGCGATCGGGCTCGAGCTCGCGCTGATGGCCAAGGACCCGATGCGCTGCTTCATCACGACCGACCACCCGAACGCGGGGCCGTTCACGAGGTACCCGCGGATATTCAAGTGGCTGATGAGCGAAGAGGCGCGCAAGAAGCAGATCGAGTCCTTCAAGCACCGCGAGAAGATGATCGAGGCAACGCACATCGCGGGCATCGACCGCGAGCTCTCCCTCTACGAGATCGCGCAGATGACGAGGGCAGGGCCGGCAAAGGCGCTCGGTCTCTCCCACCAGTACGGCGGGCTCGCACCCGGCATGGACGCGGACATCGCCATCTACGACCTAAACCCGGAGAAACCGCACAAGCCCGAGGATATCGAGAAGGCGTTCTCCGCCGCGGCATTCGTCATGAAGACCGGCGTCCCGGTCGTCGTCGACGGCGAGGTCGTGAACAACGGCAACAAGAGGACGATCTGGGTCAAGGCGAAGGTGAACGAGAACCCGCAGGTCATGAGGGACATCCGGGACAAGTTCCTGAAGTACTACAGCGTGACGCAGGCGAATTACGATGTGTCCTCGCACTTCGTCCCGAATCCCCACGTGATCGAGGTCGACGCGACGCACTGAGGGGGGGGAGAGATGGAGACTGTCACACTCACAATGAAGAACCAGCCCGCACTCTATCTGGAGGCGGACAACATCTCGCCTGACAAGTTCGCCGGGAAGAAAGCATCCGAGATCGCAGCACTCCACGCCTACGAGGGGCGGGAGCAGACGACCCTTGGCAAGTACTTCGAGGTCTCGGGAGAGGCAGGGGCGACCGCCGCGGATACCCGCATCGTCATCAAGGGCGACGTGAGCAGGGTCAAGTACATCGGCATGAAGATGTCGGCGGGAGAGATCCTCGTCGAGCAGAGTCCCGACATGTACACCGGTGCGTGGATGCAAGGCGGCAGGCTCGTCGTGAAGGGGAGCGTCAACTCCTTCGCCGGGATCGGCATGAAGGGCGGCGAGCTTCTCATCGAGGGCAACGCGGGCGACTACCTCGGCGCCGCGTACCGCGGCGACTGGCGCGGCATGCAGGGCGGCCTCATCCGCGTGAAGGGGAATGCCGGCGCTGACCTGGGGTACTACATGAACGGTGGCACGATCATCGTCCACGGTGACGCGGACGTCCACGTGGGCACCCACATGGACGGCGGCAGGATCGTCATAAAGGGGAACGTGCCGAGCAAGGTCGGCGGCCAGATGGTCACTGGGGAGATCTTCGTCTTTGGAAAGATAGACGTCATGATGCCCGGCTTCAAGTACGTCCAGGACGAGGAGGTCGAGGTCGACGGGGAGAAGGCGAAGTTTGCCCTCTACTATGGCGACACCGGCGAGCGGCACCCCAAGAGGAAAGGGCAGCTCGTGTACGGGAAACTCTACCTGAAAATATAAACCAATACCATTTCTTTATCTAAACCTTTTTCAGGAGCGCGTGCGGTTTTCATAAAATTATTGTATAAATAGTAACAAGAGTGTTACTTTACTGGATATTTTTAGTACCAGTATATATGTGAAAAGATTGAAACGGTTTATTATTTGTAATTTTTCCCAAAGATGGGTTATTATTCATTTATTTTTATATTTTAAAATTGCCAAATCAAATCAGAAACCTTTTATGGAGATAGCTAGTATAGTAGATTGTCCCGTGAGGGGACGTGCAGTAGTGACCGACATTCATCATCAGTGTTCCTTATAGCGGATGCCATAGTTCAGAAAACGTATTGTCACGCGACTCGTAGAAATCACAAAAGGGGATAAAAAATGGCGAAATACAAAGACACCATCGATCTGTACGATGACAACGGGAAGCTGCTCAAGAGCGGGGTCAGCCTCGACAAGATAAGCCCTCTCACAAATGCGGGCATCCTCAAGATCATCGATCTCACGAAGAGGACCGTCGCAGTAAACATCGCCGGGATTGACAACGCGCTCAAAACCGGTGCGATGGGAGGGAAGAACAACCAGATCCTTGGACGGGCAATCAAGTGCGACTGCGTCAAGGATGTCGACGCCCTCGCCGAGAAGATTGCCGAGTACGTCTCTGTCACAAAGGGAGACGACACAAAGGTCATGAAGGTTGCAGGCGGCAAGATGCTCCTTGTCGAAGTTCCCACCGCCCGGATGAACGCAGCAGCCACTTATGATGCTGCGTCGACAGCGGTCGCCGCGGCGACTACCCTTGCGCTCGTGGAGCACTACAAAGTAGGAATGTGGGATGCTCCCTACGTCAAGTCCGCGGTATGGGGTTCATACCCTGTCACAATGGACATGCAGGGCGGAAACATCATCTCCGTGCTCTCGATCCCGCAGAACAACGAGGGTCTTGGGTACGCGCTGAGGAACATCCCGGCGAACCATGTGGCCATGATGACCCACCGGAACGCCATGCAGACCGCGGCACTCTCGTGCACGTACGAGCAGGCGGGTGAATTCGAGATGGGCATGGCGATCGGTCCCTTCGAGCGCGCCCAGCTCCTCGCCTACGCGTACCAGGGCCTGAACGCGAACAACCTCGTCTACGACCTCGTCAAGGCAAACGGGAAGACAGGGACCATCGGTACTGTCGTCCAGAGCCTCGTCGAGAGGGCCATCGAGGACAAGGTCATCAAGCCCGGCAAGAAGGGCAAGAGCGGGTTCATCTTCTACGAGACGAAGGACCCGATGCTCTGGAATGCCTATGCATGTGCAGGCACGATGGCGGCCACGATGGTCAACTGTGGTGCCGGGCGGTTCGCACAGGCGGTCTCCTCCACGCTGCTCTACTTCAACGACCTGCTCGAGCACGAGACAGGTCTCACCAGTGCTGACTACGGGCGTGTCATGGGAACTGCCGTCGGGTTCTCCTTCTTCAGCCACTCGATCTACGGTGGTGGAGGCCCCGGTGTGTTCAACGGCAACCACGTCGTGACGAGGCACGCAGCGGGTGTCGCGGTGCCGTGCGTGTGTGTCGCGTGTGCTCTTGACGCAGGGACCCAGATGTTCGGACCCGAGCAGACGTCCAAGGTCTACCAGGACACGTTCGGGCAGATCGACGTCTTCAAGCAGCCAATCCAGTCTATCGCAAAGGCCGTATAAAACAGACGATAAAATGACGGATGCCATATATCCTCAAGTCAGGATCGTGACCGAGCGTCTCATGAATCCCGAGACAGTCGAGCGCGTGATGAACCTGATCATCGAGACAGGTGGGGTCCGGAGGGTCATCCTGAATGGCCCCCGGCTCCCCGCCACCGTCCCCTACGGTCCTGCGAGGGGTCTTCCCAATCCCACGGAATACAGGAGGAAGATCAAGATCGGGGGCCAGGAGGTGGAACTGGAAGTCCACGTCGGGACCATCGTGCTCGAACTCGAAAACAGGGATTATATCCCCGCGGTAAGGCAAGCCTGCGAGAAAGGCATCACGAAGTTCTCTTGGAGCCTCAACGAGGGCAGGTTCATGAAGACCGAGCCGTCTCTCGTTGACTATGCCAAGTACGGACCCGATGCCGACAAGAACATCATAGGACTGACCGAACCGGGGAGAAAGTCAGGTCTGATCATCCTCCAGGGGAACAAGTGACCTATGCCCATGGGACGAGTCACTCAGGTTGTCGACTGCAGGGAGACGATGGGGATGGGGAAAGGCGGAGGGATCGCCCAGCGCGGGACGATCTCGGAGTGCCGGTACCCCGATGTCATCGTGGTGGGGATGTCCCCCGGGAGACGCCACGTGACGAAACCCGTCTGCGACATCACGTCTGCACTCCGGCAACAGGGAATCGAGTACGGCATCAGCACGCTCGTCCTGAATGCGGGCTCAGGGGTTCCCCCCGATGCCGCGAACATCGGGGGTGCAGTCCTCGGGGCATACTTCGGCCTGACCGACAAGGAAATCAGCCAGATCGAGAAGCACCGCGTCGCCATCCTCCACCACGGGAATGTCCGTTCCCACGTGGTGCACAAGGTCCGCTTCATCCTGCAGGCCTGTGACGTGAAGGCCGTCGTGGTGTCGCAGGCACCTGTAGACTTCGAGGATTTTGCCCGGGAAGGTGTGAAAACCGCTCTCGTGATGCCACCTCCGGACAAGGTAAAAACAAAGGGAACGGTGATGGCAATAGTGAGCGGGGTGACCCGTGGCCAGACACCGACCCGGGAAAAAATGGCAGAAGTCATTCACGCCGTAATGCGGTTGATCAAAAACTAGGAGTGATAAAAAAATGGCATACAAACCACAATTTGGGCCCGGAACTTCCACCGTTGCTCAGAACAGGCGCAGAGTGATGGACCCCAACTACAAGTTGGAGAAGGTCCGTGACATCTCTGACGAGGATATCGTATTGCTTATGGGACACAGGGCACCCGGTGCAGCGTATCCCACATGTCACCCACCGCTCACCGAGCAGCAGGAGCCAGACTGCCCCATAAGGAAGTTGGTGACTCCTATCGAGGGAGCAAAGCACGGGGACAGGATAAGGTACATCCAGTTTGCCGATTCGATGTACAACGGCCCGTGCCAGCCATACCTCCGTTCTTATCTCGCATCATACCGCTACCGCGGTGTTGACCCGGGTACCCTCTCCGGCCGCCAGATCGTGGAGTGCCGCGAGCGTGACCTCGAGAAGATCGCGAAAGAGCTCGTTGCGACCGAGATCTTCGACCCCGCACGCACCGGTATCCGCGGCGCGACCGTGCACGGGCACTCCCTCAGGCTTTCCGAGGACGGGATGATGTTCGACATGCTCCAGAGGTGCATCCTCGACAAGAAGTCGGGCGTCGTCAAGTACGTGAAGAACCAGATCGGGGAGCCGCTGGACAAGGAGGTCAAGGTCGGAAAACCGATGGACGAGAAGTGGCTGAAGCAGCACAGCACGATCTTCCACTCGCTCGTGGGAGAGCCGTTCCGGTCTGACCAGGAGTATATCGAATATGTCCAGAGGGTGCACTCCCTGCGGACAAAGTATGGATTCATGCCGACGGAGTGATGCGCAATGGCAAAGAAGATTGAGAGAACCCAGAAACTCTTCCTGAAGGCCCTCAAGAACAAATTCGCAGAGGACCCGCAGAGCACGACCACGGTGTATTCCAGGGTAGGTCTCAAGCAATCTCCAAGGAAGATGGAATTCGTCAAGGCCGGGAAGATTGCGGAGATGTCCCGTGGAATCGCCATGTACGACCCCGTGCGCTGCCACCTCGGTGGGATCCCCCTCGGGCAGCGCCAGCTGATGACCTACGAGGTCTCCGGGACGGGCGTGTTCGTGGAGGGTGACGACCTGCACTTCGTCAACAACGCTGCAATGCAGCAGATGTGGGACGACATCCGCAGGACAATCATCGTCAACATGGACCTCGCCCACCAGACGCTCCAGAAGAGGCTGGGCAAGGAAGTCACCCCCGAGACCATCAACGAGTACCTCCACGTGGTCAACCACGCGATGCCCGGTGCAGCCGTGGTCCAGGAGCACATGGTCGAGACCCACCCCGGCCTCGTCGATGACTGTTACCTCAAGGTCTTCACCGGCGACGACGAGATGGTCGACGACCTCGAGCCCCAGTTCGTCATCAACATCGACAAGCTCTTCCCGGCAAAGCAGGCCGCCCAGCTGAAGGCAGCCGTCGGGAAGTCCATGTGGCAGGCCATCCACATCCCGACCATCGTCTCGAGAACCTGCGACGGTGGGACGACGTCCCGCTGGTCTGCGATGCAGCTCGGCATGTCCTTCATCGGTGCGTACCGCATGTGCGCCGGTGAGGCCGCGGTCGCCGACCTCGCGTTCGCCGCGAAGCACGCGGGCGTTATCCAGATGGCCGAGATCCTGCCTGCCCGCCGTGCCCGTGGCCCGAACGAGCCGGGTGGTATCAAGTTCGGACACTTCGCAGACATGATCCAGACCGACAGGAAGTACCCGAACGACCCCGCCCGCGCATCTCTCGAGGTCGTCGCTGCAGGGACGATGCTCTTTGACCAGATCTGGCTCGGGTCCTACATGTCCGGCGGTGTCGGGTTCACGCAGTACGCCACAGCCGCCTACACCGACAACATCCTCGACGACTTCACGTACTACGGGATGGACTATATCAAGGACAAGTACAAGGTCGACTGGCAGAACCCGAACGAGAAGGACAAGGTCAAGCCCAGCCAGGATGTCATCAACGACATCGCAACCGAGGTCACCCTCTACGGGATGGAGCAGTACGAGCACTTCCCGACCATGCTAGAAGACCACTTCGGCGGTTCCCAGCGTGCCTCGGTCCTCGCCGCTGCGTCCGGTCTCACAACCGCGATCGCAACAGGCAACTCGAATGCCGGGCTGAACGGCTGGTACCTCTCGATGCTCCTGCACAAGGAGGGCTGGTCACGCCTCGGGTTCTACGGATACGACCTCCAGGACCAGTGCGGCTCGGCGAACACCGAGTCGATCCGCGCAGACGAGGGTTGTGTCGGCGAACTCCGCGGACCGAACTACCCGAACTACGCGATGAACGTCGGTCACCAGGGAGAGTACGCCGCGATCTGCGGTGCAGCGCACTACACCCGCGGCGATGCATGGACTCTCAACCCGCTGATCAAGATCACGTTCGCGGACCCGTCCCTCAAGTTCGACTTCGCCGAGCCGAGACGCGAGTTCGCCCGCGGTGCGATCAGGGAGTTCATGCCGGCCGGGGAGCGCTCCCTCATCATCCCCGCACGGTAAACCCCCAAAAACCTTTTTTTCCGCAGTAGCTACTCCCAGTTTCCCAACGGCGGGAGATCTTTCTCAATTGAGAAGAGATCAAACATACTTGATTTAATTAAATAATTTATTCTTAATTATCCCGTAAATGTATTTTTTTGGCATTTACGCCATTTAAATCGCTTATATACGCAATTGTTTCGAAACATTTAACTCTTTCATCATCAACTGTTAGATGAACCACAAAGGGTTTGTACTCGATGTGAGTGGCAATGCTGATTGAACACTCTCGTGCACTCTTCTACGCACGCAGGGAGGAGGCTAAATGGAAAGTATTGCGTTTGGCATTGGAATAACTGCATTGGCAGGAGCTCTTGCCGCCGTGGCCGGTGCAGCGGAGAACACTGAGTCCGATATCGGGTCGCAGGGTGACCCGAACTCACAGGTCCAGCTCGCTCCGCAGATGGGGTACCTGCACCGCATCTTCAACAAGGCCATCGCCGGTGAACCGCCGGCATACGGCCTGTGGGTCGCACTCGGTGCCGGTCTCGCATGGGCTTTCATGGCAATGCACGTGAACCCGATACTCGCCATCGTGCTCGGGTGTGCCCTCGCCGTATTCGTGCAGGGCGTGTACGCGACCACCGCGTACCTGGGCAGGATCGCGAGCCTTTCGAAGTTCGGCCAGCCCGTCTTCATCGACGTGCTGAAATCGATGACCACGGTCACCATGGCCCACGCCTTCGTGGCGATATTCACGACCGTGACGATCTGCCACCTGATCAACGCCGCACTCGGCCACCCGTTCCCGCTGCCCCTGCTCGGGCTCGTGTGGGGTATCGCGCTCGGTGCAGCCGGTTCCGCGACAGGAAACCCGTTCTACGGGAAGGAGAGGCAGTATCAGACCCAGAAGTTCGGGGCCGGTGTACCCATCGCCGCGTCCGGGAACATCGTCCGCTACGCCGAGGCTGGGGAGAGGAACTCCCTCGACAATGGCTGGTTCTCTGCGAAGCTTGGCGGTCCCGCCTCTGGTCTCTGCTTCGGGCTGATCGTCTTCCTCGAGCTCTGGCGCACAGTCCTCTTCGAGAAGGTCGGTGCGGGGTGGGGAGCGATCGTCGTGGGTATCATCATGATCCTCATCTTCACCGTGATCGACCGGTACATCGAGGTCTGGGCACGGAAGACCTACGGGCCGTACACCGAGCCCGCGAAGGAGGGATCGTGAGACCATGACAGCCATCGGTGCGAAACCGGCTGCCGGTGCGACGATGGACATCCCCTCGACGATCGCGGGGATCATCCTGCTGATCGTCATCGTGGGAGCGACGTACTTCCTCGTCGGGCCGGGAATGATGTTCTACGCCCTCCTCGGCGTCATAATCGGCGGACTCCTGATATCGTTCGGCGTCCACTTCGTCCCCGTCGGCGGTGCGCCCGCCGCGATGGGCCAGGCGCCGGGGATCGCGACGGGTGTCGCGATGCTCGCTGCCGGTGCGGGTCTCGCGGGCCTCTTCGGTGGCGCGTGGGCCGCGGAACAGGGCCTCGCCGTCGCCGTCATCACGGGTGCCGTGGGTGGCGGCCTGATGATGGCCATCACGTGCATGTTCGTCACCTTCATCTACGTCTTTGGCATGGGCATCCCCTCCGCGTCCGGAAAAGTCGCGAAGGACCCCATCACGGGTGACACGCAGACAGAATACAAGTCCCAGGGGACCGAGGGACACGGGCTCCCGTTCGTCTCCTACGTCGGTGGCGTCACGGGAGGTATCCTCGGCGGTGGCGGCGGGACGCTGATCTACATCATGCTCCTCGACGTCTACAAGGAGGCGCTCCCCGCCATGATGAAGGCGCAGGCCGCCCAGGTCGTCCCGATCGCGGTCAGCCTCGCGGGGATCTTCGCCATCGGCATGTTCCTCGTGAACGCGGTGCTCACGGCGTACAACATCACGGGGACGATCGAAGGCCCCCACGACCCGAAGTTCAAGCGCTTCCCCCGGGCACTCGTCGCCTCCGCGGTGGCATCGGCCCTCTGCGGGATGGTCGCAATCCTGATCGTGGCCATGTGAGGTGCGTAAAATGACAGTCAAAGTCGAAGTAGTCGAGGGAGGAATTCCCCACAACACGATCATGGCAGCAGGCCTCGTCGCGTCGGTCATATTCGTGTACCTGACCTACGCGAACGTGCTCACGCAGACCCAGCTCTTCTCGTTCTTCGGGGGGCTCGCTGCCGTTGCCGCGATCACGTGGGGGAGCCACACCATCAAACACCTGTGCAGCTACGGTATCGGGACGGGTGTCCCGTCCGCGGGGATGATGGCATTCGGGTCCGGTGTCATCGCGATGCTGTTCGCGACGAAGTTCGGGGTCGCCTCGCCGATCGTCGCCGTCGTCCTCGCCGCGGTCATCGGTGCAGTCCTCGGGTTCCTCTCGAACAACGTCCTGAACATGAGGATTCCCGTGATGATCCAGTCGCTCACCGAGATGGCGATCGTGGGGGCCCTCGTGCTCATGGGATTCGCAGCGATGATAACGGGGTCGTTCGAGTTCCACGCCCTGACGTCCGGCTCCGTCTCCATCCTCGGGCTCTCCCTGCCGAGCTACCAGGCATCCTTCATCGGGGGATCCCTGATCGCAGTTGTCTTCATGCTCGGCGGGATCGCGGTCCAGCACCCGTTCAACGCGTGCCTCGGCCCGAACTGGACCCAGGACAGGATGCTCACGCTCGCGCAGGAGTGCGGGTTCCTCTCGATGATCACGGCCGCGGTCATGTCGATGGTCTTCCTGTCTCTCTCGGCCGCGCTCGTCTCGCTCGTGGTGGCAATCGTGGGCTGGTACTACACGTACACGAAGTACATCGGCCTTGCCAAGAGGGACGCGGCAGCCTGGCTCGATGCAAAGCCGATTCCGGAACTGGAGGGACACTAGATGTACGTCGAGGTTCTTCCCGAGTTCGGACTGGTCTGCGATCCGATGATCGGTGTCGTGACCACTGCGGGTGAATCGTATGCACCCATCATCGAGAAGATAGGTGACCTCGAGGCGATCGCAGATGACCTCGTCAACATGCTCTCCGCGGAGGGGAACTTCCTCGCGTCGTTCCCGAACAGGGAGAAGACACTCCCCACGGCGGGTGCTGCAACGGCCTACTGGTACGGGCTGGCGGTGGGACTCCTGATCGCCGGGGTGTACGTATTCCACCTGTTATGAGGTGAGAGAGATGGTAGAGAAGAAATCACCAGCAAGCGGGTGGCCGGTCGTCCAGGGAGATTTCCACGCGGGCGACCCCCAGAGCCCGGTCGCGGTCATGACATGCGGGTCGCACCTCGACGAGAAGGCCATCTGCGAAGGCGGAGCCGCCATCGCGGGGTCCTGCAAGACCGAGAACCTCGGCCTCGAGAAGGTCATCGCGAACATCATCTCCAACCCCAACATCCGGTTCCTCCTGCTCTGCGGGACCGAGGTGAAGGGCCACCTCGCGGGCCAGACGATGGCTGCACTCCACAAGAACGGCGTCAAGGACGGGAGGGTCGTCGGTGCTGAGGGTG includes the following:
- the mcrC gene encoding methyl-coenzyme M reductase I operon protein C, whose protein sequence is MPMGRVTQVVDCRETMGMGKGGGIAQRGTISECRYPDVIVVGMSPGRRHVTKPVCDITSALRQQGIEYGISTLVLNAGSGVPPDAANIGGAVLGAYFGLTDKEISQIEKHRVAILHHGNVRSHVVHKVRFILQACDVKAVVVSQAPVDFEDFAREGVKTALVMPPPDKVKTKGTVMAIVSGVTRGQTPTREKMAEVIHAVMRLIKN
- the mcrA gene encoding coenzyme-B sulfoethylthiotransferase subunit alpha, with amino-acid sequence MAKKIERTQKLFLKALKNKFAEDPQSTTTVYSRVGLKQSPRKMEFVKAGKIAEMSRGIAMYDPVRCHLGGIPLGQRQLMTYEVSGTGVFVEGDDLHFVNNAAMQQMWDDIRRTIIVNMDLAHQTLQKRLGKEVTPETINEYLHVVNHAMPGAAVVQEHMVETHPGLVDDCYLKVFTGDDEMVDDLEPQFVINIDKLFPAKQAAQLKAAVGKSMWQAIHIPTIVSRTCDGGTTSRWSAMQLGMSFIGAYRMCAGEAAVADLAFAAKHAGVIQMAEILPARRARGPNEPGGIKFGHFADMIQTDRKYPNDPARASLEVVAAGTMLFDQIWLGSYMSGGVGFTQYATAAYTDNILDDFTYYGMDYIKDKYKVDWQNPNEKDKVKPSQDVINDIATEVTLYGMEQYEHFPTMLEDHFGGSQRASVLAAASGLTTAIATGNSNAGLNGWYLSMLLHKEGWSRLGFYGYDLQDQCGSANTESIRADEGCVGELRGPNYPNYAMNVGHQGEYAAICGAAHYTRGDAWTLNPLIKITFADPSLKFDFAEPRREFARGAIREFMPAGERSLIIPAR
- the mtrE gene encoding tetrahydromethanopterin S-methyltransferase subunit E encodes the protein MESIAFGIGITALAGALAAVAGAAENTESDIGSQGDPNSQVQLAPQMGYLHRIFNKAIAGEPPAYGLWVALGAGLAWAFMAMHVNPILAIVLGCALAVFVQGVYATTAYLGRIASLSKFGQPVFIDVLKSMTTVTMAHAFVAIFTTVTICHLINAALGHPFPLPLLGLVWGIALGAAGSATGNPFYGKERQYQTQKFGAGVPIAASGNIVRYAEAGERNSLDNGWFSAKLGGPASGLCFGLIVFLELWRTVLFEKVGAGWGAIVVGIIMILIFTVIDRYIEVWARKTYGPYTEPAKEGS
- a CDS encoding formylmethanofuran dehydrogenase subunit C produces the protein METVTLTMKNQPALYLEADNISPDKFAGKKASEIAALHAYEGREQTTLGKYFEVSGEAGATAADTRIVIKGDVSRVKYIGMKMSAGEILVEQSPDMYTGAWMQGGRLVVKGSVNSFAGIGMKGGELLIEGNAGDYLGAAYRGDWRGMQGGLIRVKGNAGADLGYYMNGGTIIVHGDADVHVGTHMDGGRIVIKGNVPSKVGGQMVTGEIFVFGKIDVMMPGFKYVQDEEVEVDGEKAKFALYYGDTGERHPKRKGQLVYGKLYLKI
- the mtrC gene encoding tetrahydromethanopterin S-methyltransferase subunit C; translated protein: MTVKVEVVEGGIPHNTIMAAGLVASVIFVYLTYANVLTQTQLFSFFGGLAAVAAITWGSHTIKHLCSYGIGTGVPSAGMMAFGSGVIAMLFATKFGVASPIVAVVLAAVIGAVLGFLSNNVLNMRIPVMIQSLTEMAIVGALVLMGFAAMITGSFEFHALTSGSVSILGLSLPSYQASFIGGSLIAVVFMLGGIAVQHPFNACLGPNWTQDRMLTLAQECGFLSMITAAVMSMVFLSLSAALVSLVVAIVGWYYTYTKYIGLAKRDAAAWLDAKPIPELEGH
- the mtrD gene encoding tetrahydromethanopterin S-methyltransferase subunit D, whose protein sequence is MTAIGAKPAAGATMDIPSTIAGIILLIVIVGATYFLVGPGMMFYALLGVIIGGLLISFGVHFVPVGGAPAAMGQAPGIATGVAMLAAGAGLAGLFGGAWAAEQGLAVAVITGAVGGGLMMAITCMFVTFIYVFGMGIPSASGKVAKDPITGDTQTEYKSQGTEGHGLPFVSYVGGVTGGILGGGGGTLIYIMLLDVYKEALPAMMKAQAAQVVPIAVSLAGIFAIGMFLVNAVLTAYNITGTIEGPHDPKFKRFPRALVASAVASALCGMVAILIVAM
- the mtrB gene encoding tetrahydromethanopterin S-methyltransferase subunit B codes for the protein MYVEVLPEFGLVCDPMIGVVTTAGESYAPIIEKIGDLEAIADDLVNMLSAEGNFLASFPNREKTLPTAGAATAYWYGLAVGLLIAGVYVFHLL
- the mcrB gene encoding coenzyme-B sulfoethylthiotransferase subunit beta, with amino-acid sequence MAKYKDTIDLYDDNGKLLKSGVSLDKISPLTNAGILKIIDLTKRTVAVNIAGIDNALKTGAMGGKNNQILGRAIKCDCVKDVDALAEKIAEYVSVTKGDDTKVMKVAGGKMLLVEVPTARMNAAATYDAASTAVAAATTLALVEHYKVGMWDAPYVKSAVWGSYPVTMDMQGGNIISVLSIPQNNEGLGYALRNIPANHVAMMTHRNAMQTAALSCTYEQAGEFEMGMAIGPFERAQLLAYAYQGLNANNLVYDLVKANGKTGTIGTVVQSLVERAIEDKVIKPGKKGKSGFIFYETKDPMLWNAYACAGTMAATMVNCGAGRFAQAVSSTLLYFNDLLEHETGLTSADYGRVMGTAVGFSFFSHSIYGGGGPGVFNGNHVVTRHAAGVAVPCVCVACALDAGTQMFGPEQTSKVYQDTFGQIDVFKQPIQSIAKAV
- a CDS encoding formylmethanofuran dehydrogenase subunit A, whose product is MAEYIIKNGFVFDPVQGIKGDKADIAVKDGKIVKSTEVSSKAKVIDASGKTVMAGAVEIHAHIAGPKVNEGRNYRPEDKLFQYRPKKGSVRMAGGFSIPTTFKTGYEYARMGYTTAMEAAMPPLYARHVHEEIRDTPIIDEGAYPVFGNNWFVLEYLKNREIENTAAYISWLLQASKGYAVKLVNPGGTEAWGWGLNCLTIDDPVPYFDITPREIVTGLIEANEYLGLPHSIHIHQNSLGNPGNYTVTLDTLRLAEGFKAKNKFGREQVMHSTHLQFHSYGGDSWANFESKSKEIMDYVNKQKNITVDTGCVTLDETTTMTADGPFEHHLTELNHLKWANVDVELETAAGVVPYIYSPDIKVCEIQWAIGLELALMAKDPMRCFITTDHPNAGPFTRYPRIFKWLMSEEARKKQIESFKHREKMIEATHIAGIDRELSLYEIAQMTRAGPAKALGLSHQYGGLAPGMDADIAIYDLNPEKPHKPEDIEKAFSAAAFVMKTGVPVVVDGEVVNNGNKRTIWVKAKVNENPQVMRDIRDKFLKYYSVTQANYDVSSHFVPNPHVIEVDATH
- the mcrD gene encoding methyl-coenzyme M reductase operon protein D, coding for MTDAIYPQVRIVTERLMNPETVERVMNLIIETGGVRRVILNGPRLPATVPYGPARGLPNPTEYRRKIKIGGQEVELEVHVGTIVLELENRDYIPAVRQACEKGITKFSWSLNEGRFMKTEPSLVDYAKYGPDADKNIIGLTEPGRKSGLIILQGNK
- the mcrG gene encoding coenzyme-B sulfoethylthiotransferase subunit gamma yields the protein MAYKPQFGPGTSTVAQNRRRVMDPNYKLEKVRDISDEDIVLLMGHRAPGAAYPTCHPPLTEQQEPDCPIRKLVTPIEGAKHGDRIRYIQFADSMYNGPCQPYLRSYLASYRYRGVDPGTLSGRQIVECRERDLEKIAKELVATEIFDPARTGIRGATVHGHSLRLSEDGMMFDMLQRCILDKKSGVVKYVKNQIGEPLDKEVKVGKPMDEKWLKQHSTIFHSLVGEPFRSDQEYIEYVQRVHSLRTKYGFMPTE